The proteins below come from a single Gordonia pseudamarae genomic window:
- a CDS encoding 3' terminal RNA ribose 2'-O-methyltransferase Hen1, which produces MIATIEVTGDDARPATDLGFLLHKHPDRVQTFATTQGTATVFYSEATAQRCRVVLHVDGAGVRPDKSSGVSPYVNALADEASSRFVVALGKVFGDTIAGRAVTRPDLVSHVWEVTITIAAVPLRSASSPADLFGPIGWDVGVARQPLSPVPWGDSAHGTITLRGRSTLRDALRQLAVLLPVLADDKHYFVDDDEVDKLDRLGDGWLGDHPRRGEIVRGYLKRIRPLTERAALRFGDAADPGAAAADDDRSRPYREPLARQRRNAVTELVLRSGARSVLDVGCGEGKLLAGLVSDGFAGRLAGVDVSVTELNRASARLARLREVAVWQSSLMYTDPRCRGFDAVVLMEVIEHIDTDRLAVAEYSVFDAMAPRTVVVTTPNREHNIVFGLADGELRHRDHRFEFTRDEFAGWAAGVAERYRYAVELGGVGDDDPKVGPPTQTAVFTRIDKEDKP; this is translated from the coding sequence GTGATTGCCACTATCGAAGTCACCGGAGACGATGCACGGCCCGCCACCGATCTGGGATTCCTGCTGCACAAGCATCCGGACCGGGTGCAGACGTTTGCGACAACGCAGGGTACGGCGACCGTGTTCTATTCGGAGGCGACGGCGCAGCGGTGCCGGGTGGTGCTGCATGTCGACGGTGCCGGTGTGCGGCCGGACAAGTCGAGCGGCGTCAGCCCGTATGTGAACGCGCTCGCCGACGAGGCGTCGTCGCGGTTCGTGGTGGCATTGGGGAAGGTGTTCGGCGACACGATCGCCGGGCGGGCCGTCACCAGGCCCGATCTGGTGAGCCATGTGTGGGAGGTGACGATCACTATCGCGGCGGTGCCGTTGCGCAGTGCGTCCTCGCCCGCGGATCTGTTCGGCCCGATCGGCTGGGATGTCGGTGTCGCGCGGCAGCCGCTGAGTCCGGTGCCATGGGGTGATTCGGCGCACGGCACCATCACCTTGCGCGGGCGGTCGACGCTGCGTGATGCGTTGCGGCAGCTGGCGGTGCTGCTGCCGGTACTGGCCGACGACAAACACTATTTCGTCGACGACGACGAGGTGGACAAGCTCGACCGGCTCGGCGACGGCTGGCTCGGTGATCATCCCCGCCGTGGTGAGATCGTCCGCGGATACCTCAAACGAATCCGTCCGCTGACCGAGCGGGCCGCGTTGCGTTTCGGCGACGCCGCGGATCCCGGTGCGGCGGCAGCCGACGACGACCGGTCGCGGCCCTACCGTGAGCCACTGGCCCGGCAACGCCGGAACGCGGTCACGGAGCTGGTTCTCCGGTCGGGTGCGCGCTCGGTTCTCGACGTCGGTTGTGGTGAGGGAAAGCTGTTGGCGGGTTTGGTGTCCGACGGTTTTGCCGGCCGTCTCGCCGGTGTCGATGTGTCGGTGACGGAGCTGAACAGAGCATCGGCGCGGCTGGCCCGTCTGCGTGAGGTGGCCGTGTGGCAATCGTCATTGATGTATACCGATCCACGCTGTCGCGGTTTCGACGCTGTCGTGTTGATGGAGGTGATCGAGCACATCGACACCGACCGTCTGGCGGTGGCCGAGTATTCGGTGTTCGACGCGATGGCGCCGCGCACCGTCGTCGTCACCACTCCGAACCGCGAACACAACATCGTGTTCGGGCTCGCCGACGGCGAATTGCGCCATCGCGACCACCGTTTCGAGTTCACCCGTGACGAGTTCGCCGGCTGGGCCGCCGGTGTCGCCGAACGGTACCGATACGCGGTGGAGTTAGGGGGTGTCGGCGACGACGACCCAAAGGTGGGGCCGCCGACACAGACCGCCGTGTTCACCCGAATCGACAAGGAAGACAAGCCATGA
- the ppc gene encoding phosphoenolpyruvate carboxylase, whose translation MSDSSPSRGAATWRPSISIVDHIHVDDAGRALTEPLRNDIRLLGTILGDVVRTHSGDDIFDLVEGSRKDAFRIRRGELDRDNLADRYTDIDIAVAMPIIRAFSHFALLSNLAEDIHRERRRRIHVRAGDPPQASSLAATYAKLAAAGLDDAAVSRALADALVVPVITAHPTETRRRSVFEAQHRITDLLRDHLRQDLTPDEGKAVVEGIRRQILTLWQTALIRLERPRIEDEIRTGLRYYDAAFFEVVPKINTQVREALREAYPDAGIADDPMIRMGSWIGGDRDGNPYVTDEVVAFSTTMAARTAIGHYLEQLEVLGQELSLSTRLTVPYEPLYALTGSEPDDPAVDEPFRVSLRHIRSRLAAKATAMFGEDVMRTSDLYLVGGSQPYETADELLADLDVVDAALRANNDEIIADDRLRTLREGVRSFGFNLYGLDMRQNSDVHEEVVAELIAWAGVHPTYASLDEDQRVALLSAELTSRRPLIGPDAELSELAAKELAIVRAAAKAVELYGPEAVPNYIISMCTSVSDMLEAMILLKEAGLFDPNNGAPRSTVRVVPLFETIEDLQQGATTILAALEVPFYRKLVESQQGIQEIMLGYSDSNKDGGYMAANWALYRGELDLVEAAKKAGIRLRLFHGRGGTVGRGGGPSYDAILAQPPGAVQGSLRITEQGEVIAAKYSEPVKAARNLETLLAATIESSLLDIEGLGDDSESAYRDMDEIAALARSAYSTLVHDTPGFVEYFTTSTPLSEIGALNIGSRPSARKQTTAISDLRAIPWVLSWSQSRVMLPGWYGTGSAFERWIDGDDTKLATLRRYYEEWPFFTSVMSNMAQVMAKSDMGLAHRYAQLVPDEQLREKVFGMIVDEHERTIDMYFRITGTDDLLADNAALKRSVYNRFPYLEPLNLLQIELLRQFRAGEDSPRIRRGIQLTMNGLATALRNSG comes from the coding sequence ATGAGCGATTCGAGTCCCTCACGGGGTGCAGCGACCTGGCGGCCATCGATTTCGATCGTCGACCACATCCACGTCGACGACGCGGGGCGTGCGCTCACCGAGCCGCTCCGCAACGACATCCGGCTCCTGGGCACGATTCTGGGTGACGTCGTTCGCACCCATTCCGGCGACGACATCTTCGATCTCGTCGAAGGTTCCCGCAAGGACGCCTTCCGCATCCGCCGCGGCGAGCTCGACCGCGACAATCTCGCCGATCGTTACACCGACATCGACATCGCCGTGGCGATGCCGATCATCCGCGCGTTCAGCCATTTCGCGTTGCTGTCCAATCTGGCCGAGGACATTCACCGCGAGCGCCGTCGCCGCATCCATGTCCGGGCGGGCGATCCGCCGCAGGCCAGCAGCCTGGCGGCCACCTATGCCAAACTCGCCGCCGCGGGTCTCGATGACGCGGCGGTGTCCCGGGCTCTGGCAGATGCGCTGGTGGTGCCGGTGATCACGGCCCACCCCACCGAGACCCGCCGCCGGTCGGTGTTCGAGGCTCAGCATCGCATCACCGATCTGTTGCGGGACCATCTGCGTCAGGATCTGACACCGGATGAGGGCAAGGCGGTTGTCGAGGGTATTCGCCGGCAGATCCTGACCCTGTGGCAGACGGCGCTGATCCGGTTGGAGCGGCCCCGCATCGAGGACGAGATCCGCACCGGTCTGCGCTATTACGATGCGGCCTTCTTCGAGGTGGTGCCCAAGATCAACACCCAGGTGCGCGAGGCGCTGCGTGAGGCGTATCCGGATGCGGGTATCGCCGACGATCCGATGATCCGGATGGGATCGTGGATCGGTGGTGACCGCGATGGCAATCCGTACGTCACCGACGAGGTCGTCGCGTTCTCCACCACGATGGCCGCTCGCACCGCGATCGGGCACTATCTCGAGCAGTTGGAGGTGCTGGGGCAGGAACTGAGCCTGTCGACCAGGCTCACGGTGCCCTACGAGCCGCTGTACGCGCTGACCGGGTCGGAGCCGGATGATCCGGCAGTGGACGAGCCGTTCCGGGTATCGTTGCGCCACATTCGTTCCCGGTTGGCCGCCAAGGCGACCGCGATGTTCGGCGAGGACGTGATGCGTACCTCGGATCTGTATCTGGTGGGCGGATCGCAGCCGTACGAGACGGCCGACGAGTTGCTCGCCGACCTCGATGTCGTGGATGCCGCGTTGCGTGCCAACAACGACGAGATCATCGCCGACGACCGTCTGCGCACTCTGCGGGAAGGTGTGCGGAGTTTCGGATTCAACCTGTACGGCCTCGACATGCGGCAGAACTCGGACGTGCACGAGGAGGTCGTGGCTGAGCTGATCGCCTGGGCGGGAGTGCACCCCACCTATGCCTCGCTCGACGAGGATCAGCGGGTAGCGCTGCTGTCCGCCGAACTCACCTCGCGCCGGCCGCTGATCGGTCCGGACGCAGAGCTGAGTGAATTGGCCGCCAAGGAACTGGCCATCGTGCGCGCCGCGGCGAAAGCCGTTGAACTGTACGGCCCCGAAGCGGTGCCCAACTACATCATCAGCATGTGTACCTCGGTCAGCGACATGTTGGAGGCGATGATCCTGCTCAAGGAGGCGGGACTGTTCGACCCGAACAACGGGGCACCGCGCTCGACGGTACGGGTGGTGCCGCTGTTCGAGACGATCGAGGATCTGCAGCAGGGCGCGACGACGATCCTGGCGGCGCTGGAGGTTCCGTTCTACCGCAAGCTGGTGGAGTCGCAGCAGGGGATTCAGGAGATCATGCTCGGCTACTCCGACTCCAACAAGGACGGCGGCTACATGGCCGCCAACTGGGCGCTGTACCGGGGTGAGCTCGATCTGGTCGAGGCGGCGAAGAAGGCCGGTATCCGGCTGCGGCTGTTCCATGGCCGCGGCGGCACCGTCGGTCGCGGCGGCGGACCGAGCTATGACGCGATCCTGGCGCAGCCGCCGGGCGCGGTACAGGGTTCGTTGCGGATCACCGAGCAGGGTGAGGTGATCGCCGCCAAGTACTCCGAGCCGGTCAAGGCGGCCCGCAACCTGGAAACGCTGCTGGCCGCCACCATCGAGTCGTCGTTGCTGGATATCGAAGGGCTGGGCGATGATTCGGAGTCCGCATATCGCGACATGGACGAGATCGCCGCGCTGGCCCGGTCGGCGTACTCCACGCTGGTGCACGACACGCCGGGTTTTGTGGAGTACTTCACCACCTCCACACCGCTGTCGGAGATCGGCGCACTGAATATCGGATCACGCCCGTCGGCCCGCAAGCAGACGACGGCGATCTCGGACCTGCGGGCCATCCCGTGGGTGCTGAGCTGGTCGCAGTCGCGGGTGATGCTGCCCGGCTGGTACGGCACCGGGTCGGCGTTCGAGCGGTGGATCGACGGTGACGACACCAAGCTCGCCACGCTGCGCCGCTACTACGAGGAGTGGCCGTTCTTCACCTCGGTGATGTCGAACATGGCGCAGGTGATGGCCAAATCCGATATGGGACTGGCGCACCGGTACGCCCAGCTGGTGCCCGATGAGCAGTTGCGCGAGAAGGTGTTCGGGATGATCGTCGATGAGCACGAACGCACCATCGACATGTACTTCAGGATCACCGGTACCGACGATCTGCTCGCCGACAACGCGGCCCTGAAACGGTCGGTCTACAATCGTTTCCCGTACCTGGAGCCGCTCAACCTCCTGCAGATCGAATTGTTGCGCCAGTTCCGTGCCGGCGAGGATTCTCCCCGTATCCGCCGTGGCATCCAGCTCACCATGAACGGTCTGGCCACCGCGCTGCGCAACAGCGGGTAG
- the secG gene encoding preprotein translocase subunit SecG — MKLALDIGLIITSILMIVLVLLHRGKGGGLSSLFGGGVQSSLSGSSVVERNLDRLTIFVGLIWFIFIIGIGIDIKLS; from the coding sequence GTGAAGCTCGCACTCGACATCGGACTGATCATCACCAGCATCCTGATGATCGTGCTGGTGCTGTTGCACCGTGGCAAGGGCGGCGGTCTGTCGTCGCTGTTCGGTGGTGGCGTGCAGTCCAGCCTGTCCGGGTCCAGCGTCGTCGAGCGCAACCTCGACCGCCTCACCATCTTCGTCGGCCTGATCTGGTTCATCTTCATCATCGGTATCGGCATCGACATCAAGCTCTCCTGA
- the tpiA gene encoding triose-phosphate isomerase, translating into MSTRKPLIAGNWKMNLNHLEAIALVQKLAFALPAKYFDKVDVTVIPPFTDIRSVQTVIDGDKLLLTYGAQDLSEHDSGAYTGEISGAFLAKLGCTYVVVGHSERRTLHAETDEVVLAKTKAALRHGLTPIVCIGEGLEIREAGGHVDYNIAQLKGSLAGLTAEEIGKTVIAYEPVWAIGTGRVASADDAQEVCAAVRGALAEIADADTAASVRVLYGGSVNAKNVGDIVGRTDVDGALVGGASLKPDEFATLSAIAAGGPLP; encoded by the coding sequence GTGAGTACACGCAAGCCGCTCATCGCGGGCAACTGGAAGATGAACCTCAACCACCTTGAGGCCATCGCGCTGGTGCAGAAGCTGGCATTCGCGTTGCCGGCGAAGTACTTCGACAAGGTCGATGTGACGGTGATCCCGCCGTTCACCGACATCCGCAGCGTGCAGACCGTCATCGACGGCGACAAGCTGCTGCTGACCTACGGCGCGCAGGATCTGTCCGAACACGATTCGGGCGCCTACACAGGTGAGATCAGTGGTGCCTTCCTGGCCAAGCTGGGCTGCACCTATGTGGTGGTCGGGCACTCCGAACGCCGCACACTGCACGCCGAGACCGATGAGGTGGTGCTGGCCAAGACCAAGGCGGCGCTGCGGCACGGTCTGACCCCCATCGTGTGCATCGGTGAGGGCCTGGAGATCCGTGAGGCCGGCGGTCACGTCGACTACAACATCGCCCAGCTCAAGGGCTCACTCGCCGGTCTGACGGCCGAGGAGATCGGTAAGACCGTGATCGCCTACGAGCCGGTGTGGGCCATCGGCACCGGCCGGGTCGCCAGCGCCGATGACGCGCAGGAGGTGTGTGCGGCCGTACGCGGTGCGCTCGCCGAGATCGCCGACGCGGACACCGCGGCGTCGGTGCGCGTCCTGTACGGCGGATCGGTCAACGCCAAGAACGTCGGCGACATCGTCGGCCGGACAGATGTCGACGGCGCACTCGTCGGTGGGGCCTCGCTCAAGCCCGACGAGTTCGCGACGCTGTCGGCAATCGCCGCCGGGGGCCCGCTGCCGTAA
- a CDS encoding phosphoglycerate kinase, with amino-acid sequence MPVATLKDLLEEGVSGRGVLVRSDFNVPLDGSTITDPGRILASLPTLNALIDAGAKVIITAHLGRPKGEPDPKFSLAPVAARLSEELGRNVQLAGDVVGSDALARAEGLTDGDVLLLENIRFDPRETSKDEAERESLAKALVELVGDDGAFVSDGFGVVHRKQASVYDVAKLLPHYAGNLVAAEVEVLAKLTDEVERPYAVVLGGSKVSDKLGVIESLAPKVDTLVIGGGMAFTFLAAQGLSVGTSLLQEDQIGVCKDLLERFGDVIHLPVDVVVADSFAADAQSQTVAAEEIPDGWMGLDIGPESVKRFTAVLSGAKTIFWNGPSGVFEFEKFAAGTRGVAEAIAATTAGGAFTVVGGGDSAAAVRTLGLPDSDFSHISTGGGASLEYLEGKELPGLKVLES; translated from the coding sequence ATGCCCGTAGCCACTCTGAAAGACCTTCTTGAAGAAGGTGTTTCGGGTCGCGGCGTGCTCGTCCGGTCGGATTTCAACGTCCCGCTCGACGGGTCGACGATCACCGACCCGGGCCGCATCCTGGCGTCACTGCCCACCCTCAACGCGCTGATCGACGCCGGTGCCAAGGTGATCATCACCGCGCACCTCGGCCGGCCCAAGGGTGAGCCCGATCCGAAGTTCTCCCTGGCCCCGGTGGCCGCACGACTGTCCGAGGAACTCGGCCGCAACGTGCAGCTCGCCGGTGATGTGGTCGGTTCGGACGCACTGGCCCGCGCCGAGGGTCTCACCGACGGCGACGTGCTGCTGCTGGAGAACATCCGTTTCGACCCGCGTGAGACCTCCAAGGACGAGGCCGAGCGCGAGTCGCTGGCCAAGGCCCTGGTTGAACTCGTCGGCGACGACGGAGCGTTCGTCTCCGATGGTTTCGGCGTGGTGCATCGCAAGCAGGCCTCGGTCTACGACGTCGCCAAGCTGCTGCCGCATTACGCGGGCAACCTGGTGGCCGCCGAGGTCGAGGTGCTGGCCAAGCTGACCGACGAGGTGGAGCGCCCGTACGCGGTGGTGCTCGGCGGATCGAAGGTGTCCGACAAGCTCGGTGTCATCGAATCGCTGGCCCCCAAGGTCGACACGCTGGTCATCGGCGGCGGTATGGCGTTCACTTTCCTTGCCGCGCAAGGCCTTTCGGTGGGAACCTCGCTGCTTCAGGAGGATCAGATCGGCGTGTGCAAGGATCTGCTCGAACGCTTCGGTGACGTCATCCACCTACCCGTCGACGTGGTGGTTGCGGACTCGTTCGCCGCCGACGCGCAGTCGCAGACGGTCGCCGCCGAGGAGATTCCAGACGGCTGGATGGGGCTCGACATCGGACCCGAATCGGTCAAGCGGTTCACCGCGGTGCTCTCGGGTGCCAAGACGATCTTCTGGAACGGTCCGTCGGGTGTGTTCGAGTTCGAGAAGTTCGCCGCCGGTACCCGTGGTGTGGCCGAGGCGATCGCCGCGACCACCGCCGGTGGTGCGTTCACCGTCGTCGGCGGCGGTGACTCGGCGGCAGCGGTACGCACGCTGGGCCTGCCCGACTCGGATTTCTCGCATATCTCCACCGGCGGCGGTGCGTCGCTGGAATATTTGGAGGGTAAGGAACTGCCGGGCCTCAAGGTTTTGGAGAGCTGA
- the gap gene encoding type I glyceraldehyde-3-phosphate dehydrogenase has protein sequence MTVRVGVNGFGRIGRNFFRAVEAQKALGTTDIEIIAVNDLTDNASLAHLLKFDSILGRLPQDVTLDGEDTIVVGDVKIKALEVKEGPAALPWGDLGVDVVVESTGIFTARAKAQGHLDAGAKKVIISAPASDEDITIVMGVNDDKYDGSQNIISNASCTTNCLGPFAKVLNDEFGIVKGLMTTVHAYTQDQNLQDGPHKDLRRARAAAINIVPTSTGAAKAIGLVLPELKGKLDGYALRVPIPTGSVTDLTVEVGRDTTVDEVNAAVKAAAEGPLKGILKYYDAPIVSSDIVTDPHSSLFDAGLTKVIGNQVKAVSWYDNEWGYSNRLVDLIGLVGKSL, from the coding sequence GTGACTGTTCGGGTAGGCGTTAACGGATTCGGCCGGATCGGCCGTAACTTCTTCCGCGCTGTCGAGGCACAGAAAGCGCTGGGGACCACTGATATCGAGATCATCGCGGTCAACGACCTGACCGACAATGCGAGCCTCGCGCATCTCCTGAAGTTCGACTCCATCCTGGGCCGGTTGCCGCAGGATGTCACCCTCGACGGCGAGGACACCATCGTCGTCGGTGATGTGAAGATCAAGGCACTGGAGGTCAAGGAAGGTCCGGCGGCCCTGCCGTGGGGCGATCTGGGCGTCGACGTCGTCGTCGAATCCACCGGTATCTTCACCGCCCGTGCCAAGGCGCAGGGCCACCTGGACGCCGGCGCCAAGAAGGTCATCATCTCCGCGCCCGCCTCCGACGAGGACATCACCATCGTCATGGGCGTCAACGACGACAAGTACGACGGCAGCCAGAACATCATCTCCAACGCCTCGTGTACCACCAACTGCCTCGGCCCGTTCGCCAAAGTGCTCAACGACGAGTTCGGCATCGTCAAGGGCCTGATGACCACGGTCCACGCCTACACCCAGGACCAGAACCTGCAGGACGGCCCGCACAAGGACCTGCGTCGCGCACGCGCCGCGGCCATCAACATCGTGCCCACCTCCACCGGTGCCGCCAAGGCCATCGGCCTGGTGCTGCCCGAGCTCAAGGGCAAGCTCGACGGCTACGCGCTGCGCGTGCCGATCCCCACCGGCTCGGTCACCGACCTCACCGTCGAGGTCGGCCGCGACACCACTGTCGATGAGGTCAACGCAGCGGTGAAGGCCGCCGCCGAGGGACCGCTCAAGGGCATCCTCAAGTACTACGACGCCCCGATCGTCTCCAGCGACATCGTCACCGACCCGCACAGCTCGCTGTTCGACGCCGGCCTGACCAAGGTCATCGGCAACCAGGTCAAGGCCGTGTCCTGGTACGACAACGAGTGGGGCTACTCCAACCGCCTCGTCGACCTCATCGGTCTGGTCGGAAAGTCGCTCTGA
- the whiA gene encoding DNA-binding protein WhiA, with protein MAMTAAVKDELSRLSVATVSSRKAEVSALLRFAGGLHIVAGRVVVEAELDVGNVARRLRGEIHDLYGYNSEVHVLRSGGIRKSSRFIVRVTKDGEGLARQTGLLDMRGRPVRGLPAQVVGGSIADAEAAWRGAFLAHGSLTEPGRSSALEVSCPGPEAALALVGAARRLGVAAKAREVRGADRVVIRDGEAIGALLTRMGAHDTRLVWEERRMRREVRATANRLANFDDANLRRSARAAVAAAARVERAMEILGDEIPDHLLAAGQLRVTHRQASLEELGQLADPPMTKDAVAGRIRRLLSMADKKARAEGIPDTEAAVTADLLDEA; from the coding sequence GTGGCGATGACAGCGGCGGTCAAGGACGAGCTGAGTCGTCTGTCGGTGGCAACGGTGAGCTCGCGGAAGGCGGAGGTGTCCGCGCTGCTGCGGTTCGCCGGTGGACTGCACATCGTCGCCGGTCGTGTCGTGGTCGAGGCCGAACTCGACGTGGGCAACGTCGCGCGCAGGCTGCGCGGCGAGATTCACGACCTGTACGGATACAACTCCGAGGTGCACGTGCTGCGCAGCGGCGGTATCCGTAAGAGCTCGCGATTTATCGTCCGGGTCACCAAGGACGGTGAGGGTCTGGCCCGGCAGACCGGCCTGCTCGACATGCGCGGACGACCCGTTCGCGGCTTGCCCGCACAGGTGGTCGGCGGCAGCATCGCCGACGCCGAGGCCGCCTGGCGCGGTGCCTTCCTGGCGCACGGGTCGCTCACCGAACCGGGCCGTTCGTCGGCGCTGGAGGTCAGCTGCCCCGGCCCCGAGGCCGCGCTCGCCCTCGTCGGCGCCGCGCGCAGGCTCGGCGTCGCCGCCAAGGCACGCGAGGTGCGCGGGGCCGATCGGGTGGTGATCCGCGACGGTGAGGCCATCGGCGCGCTGCTCACCCGGATGGGTGCCCACGACACCCGGCTGGTGTGGGAGGAGCGGCGGATGCGCCGCGAGGTGCGCGCCACCGCCAACCGCCTGGCCAACTTCGACGACGCCAACCTGCGGCGTTCGGCCCGTGCGGCGGTGGCCGCCGCGGCCCGCGTCGAACGCGCCATGGAGATCCTCGGCGACGAGATCCCCGACCACCTGCTGGCGGCCGGACAACTGCGTGTCACCCATCGCCAGGCCTCGCTCGAGGAGCTCGGCCAGCTCGCCGACCCACCGATGACCAAGGACGCCGTCGCGGGCCGGATTCGCCGCCTGCTGTCGATGGCCGACAAAAAGGCTCGGGCGGAAGGTATTCCGGACACCGAGGCGGCGGTCACCGCCGACCTGCTCGACGAGGCGTGA
- a CDS encoding gluconeogenesis factor YvcK family protein: MGERKIVALGGGHGLYATLTAMRYLTRDVTAVVTVADDGGSSGRMRAELDVIPPGDLRMALAALMTAPAAVADLADDRDRARRVLWAEALQHRFRGRGALAGHPVGNLLLAGLSELVGDPVAALDELREIFDVDGRVLPMSLVPLDIEADVSGLESDPRISRCIRGQVAVATTPGKVRRVRLLPERPPSCEQALTAITEADLVVLGPGSWFSSVIPHVLVPEQLAALRRSRAAKVLVVNLAPEPGETPGFSVERHLHVLHAHADAFRVDHVVVDSASVPAGREREYLERAAALFGATLHVGDLAVPGKHVHDPEKLAQLIDSLYEGTWNLLSKTSP; encoded by the coding sequence ATGGGTGAACGCAAGATCGTGGCACTGGGCGGGGGCCACGGGCTGTATGCGACCCTGACCGCGATGCGGTATCTGACCCGCGATGTGACGGCGGTGGTCACCGTCGCCGACGACGGCGGATCGTCGGGCAGGATGCGGGCCGAACTCGATGTGATCCCGCCCGGTGACCTGCGGATGGCGCTGGCGGCGTTGATGACCGCACCGGCAGCGGTGGCGGATCTGGCCGACGACCGCGACCGTGCGCGGCGGGTGTTGTGGGCCGAGGCCCTGCAGCACCGGTTCCGGGGCAGGGGGGCGCTCGCCGGGCATCCGGTGGGCAACCTGCTGTTGGCCGGTCTGTCGGAGCTGGTGGGCGATCCGGTCGCGGCGCTCGACGAGTTGCGCGAGATATTCGACGTCGACGGCCGGGTCCTGCCGATGTCGCTGGTGCCGCTCGACATCGAGGCCGACGTGTCGGGACTGGAGAGTGACCCGCGGATCAGCAGGTGCATCCGTGGCCAGGTGGCGGTGGCGACGACGCCGGGCAAGGTGCGCCGGGTGCGGCTGCTGCCCGAGCGTCCACCGTCGTGCGAGCAGGCGCTCACCGCGATCACGGAGGCCGATCTGGTGGTGCTCGGTCCCGGGTCGTGGTTCTCCAGCGTGATCCCGCACGTATTGGTGCCCGAACAGCTCGCGGCGTTGCGGCGCAGCCGGGCAGCCAAGGTACTGGTGGTCAATCTGGCGCCGGAACCGGGTGAGACGCCGGGGTTTTCGGTGGAGCGTCACCTGCATGTGTTGCATGCGCATGCCGATGCCTTCCGTGTCGATCATGTGGTGGTCGATTCGGCGTCGGTGCCCGCCGGCCGCGAACGCGAGTACCTTGAGCGGGCCGCCGCGCTGTTCGGTGCGACGCTGCATGTGGGTGACCTCGCGGTACCGGGCAAGCATGTGCACGATCCGGAGAAATTGGCGCAACTGATCGATTCCCTGTATGAAGGCACATGGAATTTGCTATCTAAAACTTCGCCATGA
- the rapZ gene encoding RNase adapter RapZ gives MSEGRALGESIDLTVLFVAGMSGAGRSSVANILEDDGWYVADNVPPTLVAKLVDFVHTDSPAIARMAIVVRATDSAIDDELAQVRDQLAQAGVATRVLFLDASDQILVRRFEQVRRRHPMQGGETLIEGIARERAVLAPIQDGADLVVDTSTLSVAKLRSVVEGLYPNAGDDTLSIAVQSFGFKYGVPIDSDLVADVRFLPNPYWVPELREHNGRDEPVRDYVLGQPEAATFAATYVDLVALVAPGYLREGKRYMTISVGCTGGKHRSVAMTEELARRLAAVAAAGDAHYDIRVLHRDLGRE, from the coding sequence ATGAGTGAGGGCAGAGCGCTGGGTGAGTCGATCGATCTGACCGTGTTGTTCGTGGCCGGCATGTCGGGTGCGGGCCGGTCGAGCGTGGCCAACATCCTGGAGGACGACGGCTGGTACGTGGCCGACAATGTGCCGCCGACACTGGTTGCCAAGCTGGTTGATTTCGTGCACACCGACAGTCCCGCGATCGCGCGGATGGCGATCGTGGTGCGCGCCACCGACAGTGCCATCGACGATGAGCTGGCGCAGGTACGCGATCAGTTGGCGCAGGCGGGCGTGGCCACGCGGGTGTTGTTTCTCGACGCCAGCGATCAGATCCTGGTCCGGCGTTTCGAGCAGGTGCGCAGGCGCCATCCCATGCAGGGCGGGGAGACGCTGATCGAGGGCATCGCGCGGGAGCGGGCGGTGCTCGCGCCGATTCAGGACGGGGCCGATCTGGTGGTGGATACCTCCACCCTGAGCGTCGCCAAGCTGCGCTCGGTGGTGGAGGGGCTGTACCCGAACGCCGGGGACGACACGCTGAGCATCGCCGTGCAGTCGTTCGGCTTCAAGTACGGGGTGCCGATCGACTCCGATCTGGTGGCCGACGTGCGCTTTCTGCCCAACCCGTACTGGGTTCCCGAACTGCGCGAGCACAACGGCCGGGACGAACCGGTGCGTGACTACGTGCTGGGGCAGCCGGAGGCGGCGACATTCGCGGCCACCTATGTGGACCTGGTGGCGCTGGTGGCGCCCGGCTATCTGCGGGAGGGCAAGCGGTACATGACGATCAGTGTCGGATGCACGGGCGGCAAGCACCGCAGCGTGGCGATGACCGAGGAACTGGCGCGCAGGCTTGCGGCGGTGGCCGCCGCCGGCGACGCGCACTACGACATCCGGGTGCTGCACCGGGACCTGGGACGCGAATGA